A stretch of Sebastes fasciatus isolate fSebFas1 chromosome 19, fSebFas1.pri, whole genome shotgun sequence DNA encodes these proteins:
- the LOC141757602 gene encoding uncharacterized protein LOC141757602 — protein MVSSRTSQPEAIMPEFNVRRVVSKLLHSFFKGMTADQWGFLKSGSPDDATMTMMGELLLEMTAALTKTFLKSLGSRTLASEDDVQINLGDTISQGFAEALGVDVSVQCPSSKSLTTLISEEVSESVRSALSSPEGIVQRLTPPSRLNNMILHACKMCQAFIGKMKSVFSPRPRKQRTICEQSDVEPEPSDAEDRHAATPSSDVVIAMEDITHVTIIIRKQLNDITEPLLVDVPDSEYMLLQSQNSREIEDVAEEIARSIAEDAVRSTPSAQKSKRSKKSIGSKIKKLLAKCFAKTCIHRIVAQMRKRFHRGSKVHSRESAKSLTKKINDLMKKTENRDLLGLGAPVINIPPGRVLEFTKVLSDLLYTHITHGPEIIPEPVIRANMRADLQRKVLGFLCLARWWQIFQSDDLVDNMRHAILGTKPRAKKPLAIAAPPAPVSVTKSRDDSARRARNEQKKNCVEVILERLVTRIFKKAKVTWTLSNVHDIIQRLFEQTWAEVEGLDFDSSPETLENLVKAIYRDLIKTWGNAMWVLVSLKGGQPAVGERIASAVKGHLMAPPRQRSCMCRCFSSVLTAMTRW, from the coding sequence ATGGTATCATCAAGAACTTCCCAGCCAGAAGCCATCATGCCCGAGTTCAACGTCCGTCGCGTTGTTTCCAAGCTGCTCCATTCCTTCTTTAAGGGGATGACGGCGGATCAGTGGGGATTTTTGAAATCCGGCAGCCCCGACGACGCCACTATGACCATGATGGGAGAGTTGCTGTTGGAAATGACAGCGGCCTTGACAAAAACGTTCCTGAAATCTCTTGGGAGCAGGACCCTGGCGTCTGAGGACGACGTCCAAATCAATCTGGGCGACACCATCTCTCAGGGTTTTGCCGAAGCTCTGGGCGTCGACGTCTCGGTTCAGTGTCCGAGCTCCAAAAGCTTGACGACATTGATCTCTGAAGAGGTTTCGGAGAGCGTCCGAAGTGCCCTCTCCAGCCCCGAGGGCATAGTTCAGCGCCTCACTCCTCCCAGCAGACTCAACAACATGATTCTGCACGCCTGCAAAATGTGCCAGGCGTTCATCGGCAAGATGAAGTCGGTGTTCTCGCCTCGACCGCGCAAGCAGAGGACCATCTGCGAACAATCAGATGTGGAACCGGAACCCTCAGACGCCGAAGACCGCCATGCGGCGACGCCTTCGTCGGACGTCGTGATTGCGATGGAAGACATCACGCATGTCACAATCATCATCAGGAAGCAGTTGAACGACATCACCGAACCTCTCTTGGTTGACGTGCCGGACTCCGAGTACATGCTGCTGCAGTCTCAAAACTCTCGGGAGATTGAAGACGTCGCGGAAGAAATCGCTCGGAGTATCGCCGAAGATGCTGTAAGATCGACTCCGTCGGCGCAGAAGAGCAAACGCTCCAAGAAAAGCATCGGAAGCAAAATTAAGAAGCTTTTGGCAAAGTGCTTTGCCAAAACGTGCATCCATCGCATCGTGGCACAGATGAGGAAAAGATTCCACCGGGGCTCCAAAGTTCACAGCCGAGAGTCGGCAAAGTCTCTCACAAAGAAGATTAACGATCtgatgaaaaaaacagaaaaccgCGATCTTCTGGGACTCGGCGCTCCAGTCATAAACATTCCCCCCGGTCGAGTCTTGGAGTTCACAAAGGTCTTAAGTGAtctcctctacacacacatcacacacggGCCAGAGATCATCCCCGAGCCGGTGATACGTGCCAACATGCGTGCCGACTTGCAGCGGAAGGTGCTCGGTTTCCTGTGtctggccagatggtggcagaTCTTTCAGTCCGACGACCTCGTCGACAATATGAGACACGCCATACTGGGCACTAAGCCCAGGGCCAAGAAACCTTTGGCAATCGCTGCACCGCCTGCCCCGGTATCCGTGACGAAGAGTCGTGATGACTCTGCACGGCGAGCGCGGaacgaacaaaaaaaaaactgcgtcGAGGTGATCTTGGAGAGGCTGGTCACGCGGATCTTCAAGAAGGCAAAAGTGACCTGGACCCTTTCAAACGTCCATGACATCATCCAGCGCCTTTTTGAACAAACGTGGGCCGAAGTCGAGGGTCTCGATTTCGATTCCAGCCCAGAAACATTGGAAAACCTCGTAAAGGCCATTTACCGGGACCTGATTAAGACGTGGGGCAATGCGATGTGGGTGCTGGTGTCCTTGAAAGGGGGTCAACCGGCAGTCGGAGAGCGTATCGCCTCCGCCGTCAAAGGTCACCTGATGGCGCCACCGAGACAGAGGTCCTGCATGTGCAGGTGCTTCTCTTCTGTGCTCACCGCCATGACGAGGTGGTAA